In Deferribacter autotrophicus, a single genomic region encodes these proteins:
- a CDS encoding ATP-binding protein translates to MKKLPIGIQSFEKIRTDNYYYVDKTYFINKLVDEGGGYYFLSRPRRFGKSLFLDTLRYAFLGKRELFKDLYLEDNWDWDTKYPVIKISFGAGVIKDAENLKSLIISLIRNYSEKEGITIKEELLNKQFYELIEKLSVKYAQKVVVLIDEYDKPILDRIEDREKAIEIREELKNFYSVLKDADEFLKFVFITGVSKFNKVSIFSGLNQLNDITLDAEYSTICGYTQHDLETVFFDRLEGVNLDEVRRWYNGYSWLGESVYNPFDILLYLDKGEFRPYWFETGTPTFLIKLLAEKRFNIIEAEHLEVSEKVLGSFDIDAIYPENLLFQTGYLTIKDRKVINDRAIYTLSYPNREVKISFNDYFLSYLSQDTILTEKNKNRLYYAIDENDFDKLREIFRSFFASIPFDWYRKNELAGYEGYYSSIVYSYFVASGFNVVAEDMTNAGRIDLTVLYKDRAYIIEFKVVELSSEGNALQQIKEKRYYEKYVGKVKDIYLIGVEFSKSDRNIVGFDVLTLER, encoded by the coding sequence ATGAAAAAGCTGCCTATTGGGATTCAGAGTTTTGAGAAAATAAGGACAGATAACTATTATTATGTCGATAAGACCTACTTTATTAATAAATTAGTAGATGAAGGCGGAGGGTATTATTTTCTATCCCGTCCAAGAAGATTTGGTAAATCTTTGTTTCTTGATACATTAAGATATGCGTTTTTAGGTAAAAGAGAGTTATTTAAAGACTTATATTTAGAGGACAATTGGGACTGGGACACAAAATACCCTGTGATAAAGATCAGCTTTGGTGCAGGAGTGATAAAAGATGCAGAAAATCTAAAAAGTTTGATTATTTCTTTAATCAGAAATTACAGTGAAAAAGAAGGAATAACAATAAAAGAAGAGCTCTTGAATAAACAGTTTTATGAATTAATAGAAAAACTATCAGTTAAATATGCTCAAAAAGTAGTAGTTTTGATAGATGAGTATGACAAACCGATACTTGACAGGATTGAGGATAGAGAGAAAGCTATAGAGATAAGAGAGGAGCTTAAGAATTTCTACTCAGTGCTCAAAGATGCTGACGAATTTTTGAAGTTTGTATTTATAACCGGTGTATCTAAGTTTAACAAGGTATCTATTTTTAGTGGTTTAAACCAGCTAAATGATATCACCCTTGATGCAGAGTATTCCACAATATGTGGATATACGCAACATGATCTTGAGACAGTGTTTTTTGATAGACTTGAAGGTGTAAATCTTGATGAAGTAAGAAGGTGGTACAATGGCTATAGCTGGCTAGGAGAGAGTGTATATAATCCGTTTGATATACTTTTGTATTTGGATAAAGGGGAATTTCGCCCTTATTGGTTTGAGACAGGGACACCGACATTTCTGATAAAATTATTAGCAGAAAAGAGATTCAACATAATTGAAGCAGAGCATCTTGAGGTAAGTGAAAAGGTATTGGGATCTTTTGATATAGACGCGATATATCCTGAGAATTTGCTATTTCAGACTGGTTATCTGACGATCAAAGACAGGAAGGTGATAAATGATAGAGCGATATATACTTTGAGCTATCCCAATAGAGAGGTGAAGATAAGTTTTAATGATTATTTTTTAAGTTATCTGTCTCAGGATACGATACTTACTGAGAAGAATAAAAACAGGCTTTATTATGCGATAGATGAGAATGATTTTGATAAGTTAAGAGAGATATTTAGGAGTTTTTTTGCATCAATTCCTTTTGACTGGTACAGAAAGAATGAGCTTGCTGGTTATGAGGGGTATTATTCGAGTATAGTGTATTCTTATTTTGTAGCAAGTGGGTTTAATGTGGTGGCAGAAGATATGACGAATGCTGGCAGGATAGATCTTACAGTTTTATATAAAGACAGAGCCTACATAATAGAATTTAAAGTAGTGGAGCTATCATCAGAAGGCAATGCGCTGCAGCAGATAAAAGAGAAGAGATACTATGAGAAGTATGTTGGTAAGGTTAAGGATATCTACCTAATAGGTGTGGAGTTTAGCAAAAGTGATAGGAATATTGTTGGGTTTGATGTGTTGACGTTGGAACGTTAG